The genomic segment ATTCAGGACTCATCTGCTATTTAGGATGGCAACCCACTCAATAAATGTATCCATCAAAAGAGTTAAATGATTCTCTTTCTCTCTTAGGCATCCACATACGAGCTTTTGCTTATGCTTATTTAGACACACTTTCTAACGTTTtccatttacttgttttatgattATCACTTAGGCATTTACTTATTCAGTTTTAGAAATCACCTGAGAACAAGTCTAACATTGCAGGCAAAAAATACATTGGTCTATACCTTCATAATGTTTGTGTCTTATTGGTGAAACTGTGGGATAAGGACACAACTTTTGGGTTTTCGACTACTTGATATacagcgagcggctgctgctttAATGATGTTTCGGAATTTTCTCTTTCGGTTGATAAACGGCGTTCGCAGCTTACAAAGTAGAATAATCGGACAATGAATAGAATAGAGGTGGTCAGATCCCAATGAAATGAAGAGTTATACGTCATAAAACAGACATATGTATTTAATTTCtcatttaattttcaaatttcgttttttatttgctATTTGCTGGAACTATGACTTGACTTTTTACATTCACTTAAATATTAACTCATTGTACGATTTTAATAATACAATGGTATCATTTTGTTTAAAGTTACTTCTTTCGTTTTTTGTATAGTTAATAAGGTGTAGTTCTTGGTTATACCGCTTAAAAAGGATTTTAAACCAATCTCTTCATTTGgtgaaaatatgtaaaatattttcctttaaaaagGACCTTATTTTCAAAAGGATTTCTTAATATTTGACATCCAAATTGTATTTcgttcctttttttatttattgtcctaCTTTATGTGTAAAACAACAATTAATCGAGAGGTATAGCgatttgagaaaaaattatattcagACTTTGAATgattatcaaatttttttttaaattttactcgAGTATAAATCCTTTAATAAACGGCAAACCAGTTGGAACTTTTTGCTGATACGCTCTATAATCGGAACGAAAGAAATTCAGCAGGGAAAATTCTTCACAATATATTCGATCGTGGAAAAATTTCCAACTAATAATGGTATAGGCGACAATGCAAACGGGATTCATGAGTATGATTTGTGTACCAATGGACCACCAAAACCAACCCACATATGATGGATGTCGCGAATAAGCGTAAATACCATGGGTTACTAGCTTATGATCGTCGGCTTTTTCGTATTGCACCTGAAACGAAAAAAAGGAACAGAATAAGAACGGTATAAAATAAGAGTGGAATTAGTAAAGCAGCCcagataaaaataaatatcgatGTACTTGTCTAACCACACCACATGATTGCGAAagcaaatttacatttacaaAATGACTAATCTTGATCAACATACAACTAAATATGCCAATCCATTATTATATCGGTATCTCTATTTGAATATATTATGGTATGCTATGGTATGATAGCAGCTTCACATGTTTGCCTTTTTACCTACCAAATGCGTAAAACTACTGCTGGCCGTTACCATGGCCGTTTTCCGCATCACTTCACCAAACACACATAGAACCACACCTATCAGCCACAAATAATAGATATCCTTAAAATGTGGCAAAAATTGCACTTCCAAAACAAATTCAATCCAACTAGCAGCAGCCGCCATACCATAGGCCCAAGAATGATTTAACATAAACGAATCAATTGTCAGGCTTTTAGGATTACACCATGCTATTGCCATAAACTCAGTGTAATGAAATAAGGCCATAAATAAACCATAGGTGCCCAATTGCTTCCAGACTTTGGGGGCAAAGCATATGACCAATATGCTTACGGCCTCAACAAATCCCAAGAAAGATGAACGTATGCCGACCTAATAAGTTAAAATATTAAAGTATGATTTGTTTCAATGTAAAACCTCCACTTCCTCACCTGATAATCAGTATCGCGTAAAACAAAACGTATTACCATGCTGATAAGGGCAAAATATAAAGCCGGTCCCCACATTTGGGCACCCCATACGTTTGGTACCGCCCCATAATAGATTTGCGGCACAGATGGTATGGCAACCAAGATTAATGTGACCAAAAAGCACACAAGACTCACTCGACCTTCTCGGCATAATTGTCTGGAGGGAACTATGTGCTGATGTAGATGTTGTGTATTTATGCACATTTTTCTTGCAAAATGTGTGTTTGGTGCTTGTGCAAACTTTATTTTAGTTTAGCATGTAAACACAATGCGTAACGTAATTATTTACAAGAtccatttgtttacatttggaAATTTATCGATTATTCTAATTTTCgtcgaagtcgactttttgtAGACAACATTGATAATATAAAAATCGAGTCATCGGCTTTAGCCTATTTTGGTTTGCTGTTAACAATGTTCGGGActcaaaaaatttgcacaaatttttgctaGAAGTctttcgcgtactttatttgccagcagaagagaggaAATTTCAATAGTTTGAAAATAGAcaacctgcaaatttctactaggAGTTTTTTGCCAACAAAAATGTACAGCTTTGAAGAGATGTTTTATAAAGGTCGGCTGTTTTGTGAAAAGCAGCTGTTACGTGAAAGTACAAAAGCTAAcaccaaaatggatcaaaaaggcagaggcaagtaaaaaacaaaaatattgtttattggtaattattgtattaaatttgtttcattttaatttacttttaacGAAGATTCAAGGCAGCAGCCAGTGTTCAGGTACTAAAAACTCGCCAAATAAAGTTGTAATTTTAACTAAACTCAGTTGGCATTAGAAGGCAAGCGCAACTTATTTggggaattatttggaaaatcttgaaaaatttaaacattgtatccttccagacaccaagaaatgAACAATTATCGGTTTatgatggaatcatcctcatcgAAGAGTTACGATGAAATCAACACccttcctttgaatttgttaaggagggaagatgctgccTAGGATTGAGTGCATTTAGCTGGGAAGTTAAATAAgggacgcacagtgggattggaaaaaatgagtgcaaat from the Stomoxys calcitrans chromosome 1, idStoCalc2.1, whole genome shotgun sequence genome contains:
- the LOC106087994 gene encoding protein-S-isoprenylcysteine O-methyltransferase; this encodes MCINTQHLHQHIVPSRQLCREGRVSLVCFLVTLILVAIPSVPQIYYGAVPNVWGAQMWGPALYFALISMVIRFVLRDTDYQVGIRSSFLGFVEAVSILVICFAPKVWKQLGTYGLFMALFHYTEFMAIAWCNPKSLTIDSFMLNHSWAYGMAAAASWIEFVLEVQFLPHFKDIYYLWLIGVVLCVFGEVMRKTAMVTASSSFTHLVQYEKADDHKLVTHGIYAYSRHPSYVGWFWWSIGTQIILMNPVCIVAYTIISWKFFHDRIYCEEFSLLNFFRSDYRAYQQKVPTGLPFIKGFILE